TTGCGGTTATTAGCCTAATTCTTGCTATTGCCGTTTTTATTTTTGGCGACAATCTGTATCAACAAGTCACTGGGCATCCTTTTTTTTCGCCCAACACAAATGATTCTTCCACTCCAATTTCTGTGTTTACAGAAACCCAAGTTTTGCCTACATCACCGAATATTTCAACAATTCCCACATCCACAAATCCACCTATACCTACGCCAAATTATGAAATTGTTTTTCTTAAAGATTTTGAAAATGGCAACTTGTCAGATTTCAATATTGCCAATCCTAGCATCGCAAGAATCGTTGAAACCAATAAAACTGGAAAGGGTGTGGCGATAAAAAAATTAGATGACAAAGAAAATTTCTATATCGCAACAGTTTTACCTCAGCAAGCAAAAACTGGCGAAGTTTATAAAGTTAGAGTGCAATGCAAAGCCCCTATCGGTTTTTTTTGCAGAACATTTTTAGGCGATGTAATAGGCGATTCTGGAAAGCAATACGAAAACAATGTGTCAATAAGTGTTCAGGGTACTGGTGATTGGATTGAAATAGAAACTGGTATATTAATTATGAAAAATGATGATTTTTTAAGCGTTTACATTTACGGAGATAATGACCAAATCGAAGTAATATATGATAATCTGACAGTTATAAAGTTGCCGTGAGAAATCAGCAACGCCGCCGAACAAAGCGTGCACCTGACGCTGGGGACTCGGCGCGCATCCCAAACAGTTTCCTGCGCCTTAGCATTTTTCTGGTTGGACGGCTTCGCCGTCCCCGCCCCAGCGCAGGTAACGCAAACCGTTGGCACGACCCTTGCAAAACATTGGGGCTTGAAATAGCATGAATATCATGCTATTATAGCGGCATGATAAGGTCGTTCAAAGATACAGGCACGGAAGATATTTTCAATGGTGAAAATACCAAAGCGGCGAGAAAAATCTGCCCGTCCTCTATTTGGAAAATTGCCAGTCGAAAGTTAGACCAGTTAGATTCTATCTCTGCCCTTCACGAGTTGAGAATCCCACCAAACAATAGACTTGAAGCCTTATCAGGTGACAGAGAAGGTCAACACAGTATTCGTATTAATAACCAGTATCGTGTTTGTTTCGTATGGACAAATTTGGGTCTCGACCAAGTTGAGATTGTGGATTATCACTAGCGAGAAAAGCAGGAGTTAATTATGGTTCGTGTTCCTACCCACCGCATACCTACTCATCCTGGCGAAATGCTTTTGGAAGAGTTTTTAGATCCAATGGGTATCAGTCAAAGAGATTTGGCTGATAATATTCATGTCCCTTATCAGCGCATCAATGAAATCGTAAATGGGCGTAGGGGTATCACCCCAAGCACGGCTCTCCGTTTGGCAAAATTCTTTGATATGTCCGCTGACTTCTGGATGAATTTACAGTTACGCTGGGATTTGTATTTTGCACAACAACATGAAACGAAGGTTTTAGAGTCTATTCACCCACATTCGGCGGTTGTGTAAAAAGGCAAAAGAGTCTTAAGGTCAAAAGCGTGCCAACACAGCGTGCACCTGACGCTGGGGACTCGGCGTACATCCCAAGCAGTTTTTTACGCCTGAGCATTTTTCTGGTTGGACGGCTTCGCCGTCCCCGCCCCAGCGCAGGTAACGCAAACCGTTNNNNNNNNNNNNNNNNNNNNNNNNNNNNNNNNNNNNNNNNNNNNNNNNNNNNNNNNNNNNNNNNNNNNNNNNNNNNNNNNNNNNNNNNNNNNNNNNNNNNNNNNNNNNNNNNNNNNNNNNNNNNNNNNNNNNNNNNNNNNNNNNNNNNNNNNNNNNNNNNNNNNNNNNNNNNNNNNNNNNNNNNNNNNNNNNNNNNNNNNNNNNNNNNNNNNNNNNNNNNNNNNNNNNNNNNNNNNNNNNNNNNNNNNNNNNNNNNNNNNNNNNNNNNNNNNNNNNNNNNNNNNNNNNNNNNNNNNNNNNNNNNNNNNNNNNNNNNNNNNNNNNNNNNNNNNNNNNNNNNNNNNNNNNNNNNNNNNNNNNNNNNNNNNNNNNNNNNNNNNNNNNNNNNNNNNNNNNNNNNNNNNNNNNNNNNNNNNNNNNNNNNNNNNNNNNNNNNNNNNNNNNNNNNNNNNNNNNNNNNNNNNNNNNNNNNNNNNNNNNNNNNNNNNNNNNNNNNNNNNNNNNNNNNNNNNNNNNNNNNNNNNNNNNNNNNNNNNNNNNNNNNNNNNNNNNNNNNNNNNNNNNNNNNNNNNNNNNNNNNNNNNNNNNNNNNNNNNNNNNNNNNNNNNNNNNNNNNNNNNNNNNNNNNNNNNNNNNNNNNNNNNNNNNNNNNNNNNNNNNNNNNNNNNNNNNNNNNNNNNNNNNNNNNNNNNNNNNNNNNNNNNNNNNNNNNNNNNNNNNNNNNNNNNNNNNNNNNNNNNNNNNNNNNNNNNNNNNNNNNNNNNNNNNNNNNNNNNNNNNNNNNNNNNNNNNNNNNNNNNNNNNNNNNNNNNNNNNNNNNNNNNNNNNNNNNNNNNNNNNNNNNNNNNNNNNNNNNNNNNNNNNNNNNNNNNNNNNNNNNNNNNNNNNNNNNNNNNNNNNNNNNNNNNNNNNNNNNNNNNNNNNNNNNNNNNNNNNNNNNNNNNNNNNNNNNNNNNNNNNNNNNNNNNNNNNNNNNNNNNNNNNNNNNNNNNNNNNNNNNNNNNNNNNNNNNNNNNNNNNNNNNNNNNNNNNNNNNNNNNNNNNNNNNNNNNNNNNNNNNNNNNNNNNNNNNNNNNNNNNNNNNNNNNNNNNNNNNNNNNNNNNNNNNNNNNNNNNNNNNNNNNNNNNNNNNNNNNNNNNNNNNNNNNNNNNNNNNNNNNNNNNNNNNNNNNNNNNNNNNNNNNNNNNNNNNNNNNNNNNNNNNNNNNNNNNNNNNNNNNNNNNNNNNNNNNNNNNNNNNNNNNNNNNNNNNNNNNNNNNNNNNNNNNNNNNNNNNNNNNNNNNNNNNNNNNNNNNNNNNNNNNNNNNNNNNNNNNNNNNNNNNNNNNNNNNNNNNNNNNNNNNNNNNNNNNNNNNNNNNNNNNNNNNNNNNNNNNNNNNNNGGTTGGACGGCTTCGCCGTCCCCGCCCCAGCGCAGGTAACGCAAACCGTTGGGCAGGTATTTCTAAAAGCAAAAAGGGTTTGTAATATCAATGTCCAAGCGAAAGAATAGTATTTCACCATCTGTGGCAACAATTACTGCATCCGTAATTACTTTCTTCGGTATTGTTGTAACTGGCTATTTTTCTATTCGTTCCGCCGAGAGACCAGTGGAATTGGCTATTTCGGCTACTCAAACAGCAGGCGCAGTCATAACAAGCGTTCCTACTGTTATAAATACCTCTACTCCGCAAACAGTATCGCCGAATAGTTCCGTTGTAGAGATTATCAGCGCGAATGTTTTGAAACCAACACAAGACGAAACTCATCCATTATTCAAAGGAGAGTACGAATTTGCCATTTATTCTGCCGAACCAATTGTTATAGAATTCACTGTGATAAATAATGAGGGAAAGCCAATAGACACCAAACAAGTTTTCACTGTTCCCGATAAGGGGTTTGAAGTCTTACTTTATTTGCCAGATTACACATACAAGACTTTTTCTATTTCACCAGTGAATCTAGATTCATCTTTGAATAATCGGTATTATGGAAAAATCAATATTCCGCCTTCTGGAATGGGGTTTTTGGAAGGTGAATACATTTTAGAGATAAAACCCAATTTGCAATATATCAATCCATCGTTTCAGTTTGATGAAAAATCTTATTTAGTAAAATTCCATGTAAAAAATATTCTCGACACCGGAAGGATTTTCACAGAAGTATTCACTGCCTTTGTCATATTCCTAGTTTCTGGAATTGCATTATTGAATTTTTATGTTCATAGGTATTTCGCTCAAAAGCCCAAGAGTCTG
The sequence above is drawn from the Bacteroidia bacterium genome and encodes:
- a CDS encoding type II toxin-antitoxin system RelE/ParE family toxin, which translates into the protein MIRSFKDTGTEDIFNGENTKAARKICPSSIWKIASRKLDQLDSISALHELRIPPNNRLEALSGDREGQHSIRINNQYRVCFVWTNLGLDQVEIVDYH
- a CDS encoding HigA family addiction module antidote protein; amino-acid sequence: MVRVPTHRIPTHPGEMLLEEFLDPMGISQRDLADNIHVPYQRINEIVNGRRGITPSTALRLAKFFDMSADFWMNLQLRWDLYFAQQHETKVLESIHPHSAVV